The stretch of DNA TTCGCGCATGTGAAATATATCTCCTCAGGTTCTTCCAAGAGACCTCCTACGGCCAATGTGTATACAGTGGCCGAGCTAGAGGCGCTTGGCGCTTCCGGCCCCTCCGTGTAGGTCGTCGCCGAGTTCTTGGTGAGCGTCGTCCCGGAGCCGAATGTCTTCGCAAGTTTTGCTGTAGCCTTGCAAGTATTGTTCTCACAGTAGCTGGTCAGGTCGTTATCCGCGTTGGGCCACAGTTTTTCCAAACCTGCTCCGCAAGCAAAGGCTGCCTGCAATGTATTGACATCCACAGTCACCTTGAGTCCGGTTCCGTTTGCCGTGCACTCTGCGGGCTTCGAGGGAGTGACCGCATCCCTGGCTCGCACGACGCAGATCGTAGATGACAAGAGCCACACCGCGAGAACTGCACCCAGTGCAAGGCCCCGGGATGGGACGTGGCCGCCCGCCATCGTGTTGAAGAggtggagagaggagaaTACGGCGACGGCACACTTGAACGGCAGCTGTCGAGTTTCGCACCGACAGGCAGGCAGTCCGTATGACGCGAGCGAGCAAGGTGTGGTCAGAAAAACAGCTAAGTCCGAGTTAAATACCTTTCCTTGAAATCGTCGACAGGATAAAACAAGCAGGGACTACCCACTGCAGTTGCGTTTGTTCCGCTGCTATGTCTGCCGTTGCCATGCAATCTGCATGCTCAGTGCCCGCGTCGGAGGCCTGTCCCTTCCTGTAGACGAGTTGCATGACTCATTCAGTGATGCTGTGCTCCTTCGTCCAGAGCCTTAAAGATACACTTCTACGCTACACTAGGGCCGTTTCTGTTCGGATAAAAGCAGCGCGCTTCCGGCATATACCACCTAACGGCAAACAAATCTCTGGTGATCGACCGCGTGGCGACAGCCAACTGCGATACGGAAGTCGGCAGACGGGCCGGACGGGACGGCTGTCGAAGGCTGTTTCATGCAGAGACGATTGGGTACACCCCCCGGCGGAGGCAATTTCAAAACAACACGACACTTACACGTGAGAAAGGAGGCAGGGGGCTGGAGCTATTTCACGAGCGGCCCGAAACCCAGTGGGTTCCAGTAATGGAGGTAAAGAGGCCCGCATCCTCCTACGGCGAAAGGCCAGTGGAACAGTCGAGGCTTGCAAAAATTCTCATGTCAGGACCGATTGGCCACGATTCAACCTGAACGATGCTTTCTGGCAGGGAATTCGCCGTACTCACGGGGCACGCCGCCGTAGGCCGCAAACTGAATCGCTATAATACTGAATACGATACTGTTGGCAACGCTCGTTATGTGTGTAGGAGACTGACGATATACTGGAACCTTGTATGCTCGTCGGTTATCGCACATCTGATCCACGCGTGTCTTGTCTTGCAAGCTCTTGGGACCACCATCAACCTGGTACGCCCGACTTCAACTCACCGCTCCCAATCTGTTGCATTTCCCGCCGCTATACACACAATCAGTAGAACGGGCAACTATGCAATGCAAGACTATGTTCACTTCCCAGATCATTTCTCGCTTCGACCCGAGCAGAACTGCTTGGGGACTTGCGACAAGACGGTGTTTCTCCAGCGCCAGACATAAATGTAAAAATGAGCGTACTCTTATTCACCACCTCCTTTATTCGTTACACCTTGTGGCTCCACCAGGGGTCTTTTGTTGAGGACAGGGCTTCGACCGAATGCGGAACATAACGGGAAACTGTCTCCTTAAAGCCCCAGTATGAAGGCCCCAATGGCAGCGGGACACCTCAGGCGATTGTAGTTACAGCAATTAATGACACTGAATCTGGATACGTGCTCCCGTATTTACTCTGTGGCAAGGTTGTCTCACCGGTGACGGCAGAAAAGTGGTTAAGGTGTACCGGCGAAATATGCACCTGCAAGACGGCCGTGGCGAAGCAGCCACATTGTCCAGTTGACGCAAGTTAGTTGACGATGGTGTACAAGTCCCCAGTTCACCGGAAAATAGACATATAAGGTTCAGCCCGTATATTCTCActctcgctgcagacggcAAAAGACGTGCTCTCTGTTCCAAGCACTATCGTGAAGAAATGTACGGAGCTGACGCAACTACCCGCAAAGCTTCTCCGGCTGTCCGTCCAGTGGTGAGACTACTCGCACCGCCCGCGAATATCCCCGGGAAGAGAATACAGACAGGCCCTGCGTTAGCTTACTCTCTTCTGTAAGCGAAGGCTTTTTCGGCACGGCGACAGTCACCAGGCACTTGTCTGTTTATGTTGTGTGtgctgtctccgtcgctgtATGAACACTCTTCGCGCATATGAAAAATATAGTTCGTGGGGCATCAGGAAGAGTCTCTACGACAAACGTATAGCACGCGTCCTCGGCAGTGAACTTCGTCGCAGGTCCAAAAGTCGAAAGCTCCTGTGCCTGCCCGCAAGTGTTTTCTCCACAGTACTTCGTCAAAGATTCTTTCGTCGTATTGGGTTAAAGATTTGTCAAGTTCTTTCCACAGCTGAAGCGGGCCCTCCGCGTGGAAGAGTCAGCATACACGCTGAGGCCCGTCTTATCTTCCCACACTGGTCTGGCAGAAGGATTGGtgctcgcggcgaccgcagctTGTGTTATACAAGCCGCAAGCACCACGGCAACCGCCGGCCATCGCCACAGAAAGCAGCAAATCTCCACAGCCATACTGTCACAAACCTCCGCGTGGGAGACAAAAACACTCTCCTTCACAGCCGGATGAGCAGCTGAACATACCTGAGGGTGGCGAGTGTTGAAAGCCACTGTCAGCGTGTGTATCACTCGAAGTGCATCGCAGGACAGAGGAAGAAACGACGTACTGGAAAACTAGGGATTGCTGTGCGACTGTCTCCATGGTACTGTACCGGGCACTTGACTACCCGCATGCCTGCCAGAAAGCTCGCGGCTAGCACCACGGGATCGGACGCGGTGTGCAAGTAACGCGATGGAACTCGTCCAAACAGCGACAGGCATTACTCCGAGTACTTTTCCAACAGTACACAGCCTCAAAAAAACTTTGCACCTCTTTACCCCCCTTAGAGCAACCAGGTGTTCCACGTCGTAGTAGACTTGAAAGATGGAGAAGTATCATGGGGAAAGTGACCCCCAGAACCCGGCTAGTGGGCATGAAATTCTCCCGTGTGACGAGTCTGCCCGCCGCCATACGCGGCAGtcctctgcggacgcgcacAGAGAATTGCTCGCTTGTCACATTGGAGTTAGGCGGGATTTCAGACATACCGAAGTCATGCAGAATCCCGCCTAGGTTACTTTCTTTGCGTTAGGCTTTGCCTGTACATTTGCCACCTCAACTTATCTATCAGGCAGCACACCCGAGTGCCATGTCCggatagagagagagagatcaTACTCATGGCAGCTGCGGAAACTGTCTTTCCGTGCTGACCAGCATTCCACTTGTTGTCACCTTCCTCAAAATCAGCGACAAATCAACGACCGAAAACATGGGAAGGCGTGCCTGATACGACAGAACTCCTCGTGCTGACGGCGGACGGCGGGCGAACCGACGTTCCTCACCGGAAGTACACAAGACTCGGCGCTTTCCTCACCCAATACTGGGCCCCTCTGGAAAGTGCTGGATCTCGTTATCTGCTTACAGCTTACGCCTGCTGCTACCACTAGGTGGCAGGATTGTCAATGAGGACCGGACCTGTCGGCTGCACCTCGAAAATCAGTTGTCGGTTTCCGCGCCTGCATGGGATCATGTGTGGCAAAACTACATGGGAACGGCACGATTTGCATCAAAGCGATCCTCACAGCGGGAATGCATTGAGAGCCGTTACTGTTCAAGGTGCTTCGCTAGAACTGCCCAGCGCAGAACCGCAGCCATCAAACACACGCCAAAGCATACGAAACACGCGCCCCCCGGGCCCAACACCACAGCTGTTATACCTTTGTTCAAGGCAAATCACCGCGAAACATTGAACGAGACGGGGCGTATGCGTGAAGACCGCCACAGTTCCTGTGCTGGAACGTCAGCGTTCCCTCCACCCCTTTGCATCGCCACTCTTTTCCCTTTCAGAGAGGATAGCAGTACGtctgaggaggaagaaatcTCTCAAAAACACGTCCGAAAGACAAATCACTCGCCACGCAAGGTAGACCTTCTGAAGGGAACCAAGCCTACCAGATCATCAGATTACACCAGGCAGACG from Besnoitia besnoiti strain Bb-Ger1 chromosome V, whole genome shotgun sequence encodes:
- a CDS encoding hypothetical protein (encoded by transcript BESB_062250), which translates into the protein MAGGHVPSRGLALGAVLAVWLLSSTICVVRARDAVTPSKPAECTANGTGLKVTVDVNTLQAAFACGAGLEKLWPNADNDLTSYCENNTCKATAKLAKTFGSGTTLTKNSATTYTEGPEAPSASSSATVYTLADLISVQGVHPLPARKTRRHKPEKWGGGGGRHLKLDGAQPEATATSVVMVFCSRKQAPWAD